TGATGTCTGGAGAGTTCTTTTCTGTAATTTGCATTTGACTGTGTAGGAATCGTTTGAAATAAAGTCTGTTTTGGATACATTTTATTTATATTTGCTCTCTTTTAGATATTTTGGAACTATAAGTTCGATTATATAATACAGGTAACAGCAAAGCAAGAGTAATGTGCATGTGATCATCAAGGGCCCGATGAGCCGTACTCTTTGAAAGGAGAGGAAAATGAATATTTATGTAAATTGCAATGCCTGTAAAGATGGCAATGGAACAAAAGAAAGTCCGTTTCGTTTTATCAACGATGCGGCACAGGTAGCAGCAGCAGGCGATGAGGTATTGGTGGCACCCGGTGTTTATCGAGAATATGTAGATCCCAAAAATGCCGGCACAGAAGATGCACGGATCATCTATAAAAGTGAGGTTCCTTTGGGAGCTGTCATAACGGGAGCGGAAGAAGTCCGCAATTGGAATCACCTTGATGGAAATGTATGGGTATGCAGAATTGATAATGGTGTTTTTGGTGGTTATAACCCATACACAACTCTTGTGAAAGGCGACTGGTATTTTGGCCCTTTTGTAAGGCATACCGGTGCGGTGTATCTGAACGACAGACAATTATATGAAGTACAGAGTCTGGAAGAATGCAGGGAAGGAAAGGTATATATACATTCCTGGGAGCCGGAATGGTCAGTGTATAAATGGTATACAGAGCAGGAAGAAAACGAAACAGTTATCTATGCTAATTTTCAGGGAAAAGATCCACGGGTGGAAAAGGTGGAGATTAATGCACGGCGTAATTGCTTTATGCCGTCTGAAAATCATATCAATTATATTACAGTCAGTGGCTTTGATATCAATAAGGCGGCTACTACCTGGGCACCTCCGGCAGCTTACCAGGATGGTATGATTGGTCCTCACTGGGCAAAGGGCTGGATTATTGAAGACTGCGAGATCAGTAATAGTAAGTGCTGTGGAATATCTCTCGGAAAGTATTATGATGCAGAAAATGACCATTATTTTACAAATCGGCATGTCAAAAGTGCAACACAGATGGAAAGAGATGCCGTCTGCAGAGGGCAGTATCATGGATGGACGAAAGAAAACATAGGAAGTCATATCGTTCGCAGATGTCATATTCACCATTGTGAGCAGACCGGTATTGTTGGGAGAATGGGAGGTGTATTTTCCACTATAGAGGATAATCATATTCATCATATCAATAATATGCAGGAACTTGCAGGAGCAGAGGTAGCAGGTATTAAGTTACATGCAGCAATTGATGTAACAATACGCCGCAATCATTTTCATCATTGCACCATGGGTATCTGGTGTGACTGGGAAGCGCAGGGAACCAGAATCACACAAAATCTGTTCCATGATAATAACGCACCTTCTGAGGATATTCCGCTTGTACCGGGAGGAATGGGAAGCTGTGATATCTTTGTGGAAGTAAGTCACGGTCCGACACTTATAGATCATAATATCTGCCTGTCCAAACTTTCTATGAAGATCGCATCGCAGGGTGTAGCAGTTGTGCATAATCTTTGCCTTGGACCGATGAGTTCTATTGGAAGTGGTTCTGACATGCCTTTAAAGAATGGAACTATGGCACCAAGATATACTCCGTATCATATTGCACACAGGACAGAGGTAGCGGGTATGATGACTTTCCTGCATGGAGATGACAGGATATATAATAATATATTTATCCAGAATTGGCCGGTAAAACCAGAAGAAATCAAAGAAGATATGGGATTTATCATGGTGGATAATCAGGTGCAGGGTACAAGTGTATTTGATGATTTTCCTACTTATGAAGAGTGGATTAAAGCATTTGAACTGGACAATCCGGAACCAAACATGTTTGTTATGCAGGACTATCATTTTGGTAAGCTGCCGGTATGGATCAATGGAAATGCGTATTTTAATGGTGCCACAGCATGGAAGAATGAAACGGATCATTTTGTGAATACAGCAGATAAAGTGTATGTCAATCTGGTGGAAAAGGACGGACGGTATACATTGGAAACAAATGTATATGAGATACTTGGTGATTATACGACATCTATCATAGATAGTGATGTATTGGGGGAGGCTTTTGAGCCGGAGGAAAGATTTGAAAATCCTGACGGCAGTACGATTACCTTTGACCGGGATTATTTTGGTAATCACAGAAGCTTAACAGCAGTACCGGGACCTTTTGCTGCAAAAGAAGCAGCGGTCTGGAGTTTACGATAGATTAGGATATAGAGGGGGATTTACGATGGAAGAAAAAAAATATTTAAAATTTTACAATAAAGCAGGATATGGCGGGGGCGATTTTGCTGCCAATATGGTATATGGATTGATTTCCAGCTTTGTTATGATTTATCTGACAAATACAATTGGAATGGATGCAGGTATTATAGGTACATTAATATTGTTGTCCAAGCTGCTAGATGGTGTTACAGATATTTTGTTTGGCAGTCTGATTGACAGAACACATTCTAAATTTGGTAAGGCAAGACCGTGGATGTTCTGGTCCTATTTTGGTAATGCAATTGCGCTTATTGCATTGTTTTCTATTCCTATGAACATGAGTTCCAAGCTGCAATATGCGTATTTCTTTATAGCATATACATTACTGAATGCTATTTTTTATACAGCAAATAATATAGCATATTCTGCACTCACATCGTTAATTACAAAAAACAGCCAGGAACGTGTGCAGATGGGAACTTTCCGTTTTATTGGTTCTACACTGGGGAATCTTCTGGTTTCCAATTATACATTAGTTCTGGTAGAGAAA
The Roseburia rectibacter DNA segment above includes these coding regions:
- a CDS encoding right-handed parallel beta-helix repeat-containing protein is translated as MNIYVNCNACKDGNGTKESPFRFINDAAQVAAAGDEVLVAPGVYREYVDPKNAGTEDARIIYKSEVPLGAVITGAEEVRNWNHLDGNVWVCRIDNGVFGGYNPYTTLVKGDWYFGPFVRHTGAVYLNDRQLYEVQSLEECREGKVYIHSWEPEWSVYKWYTEQEENETVIYANFQGKDPRVEKVEINARRNCFMPSENHINYITVSGFDINKAATTWAPPAAYQDGMIGPHWAKGWIIEDCEISNSKCCGISLGKYYDAENDHYFTNRHVKSATQMERDAVCRGQYHGWTKENIGSHIVRRCHIHHCEQTGIVGRMGGVFSTIEDNHIHHINNMQELAGAEVAGIKLHAAIDVTIRRNHFHHCTMGIWCDWEAQGTRITQNLFHDNNAPSEDIPLVPGGMGSCDIFVEVSHGPTLIDHNICLSKLSMKIASQGVAVVHNLCLGPMSSIGSGSDMPLKNGTMAPRYTPYHIAHRTEVAGMMTFLHGDDRIYNNIFIQNWPVKPEEIKEDMGFIMVDNQVQGTSVFDDFPTYEEWIKAFELDNPEPNMFVMQDYHFGKLPVWINGNAYFNGATAWKNETDHFVNTADKVYVNLVEKDGRYTLETNVYEILGDYTTSIIDSDVLGEAFEPEERFENPDGSTITFDRDYFGNHRSLTAVPGPFAAKEAAVWSLR